The genomic region CTAAACATGCTTCAAGAGGATCATTGGGATTTTCTTCTAAGAAAACATCATTTGTAAAGTTATTTACCACACTCACAAAAAAATAGTCTTCAGATGTCACAGGCAATTTTAAAGcgtttaaaatattaaatgttactTGTTGGTCTTGAACTCTCAAAGTGAGCTCACCTTTTCCAACATCAATCAAAGCTCTAGCAGTTGCTAAGAATGGCCTCCCAAGAATGACTAGAATTTGCCTATCTTCTTCCATGTCAAGAATTATAATATCAactggaaaaataaatttatctacCTTGACAAGAACATCTTCAATAATTTCCTTTGGGTACACATAAGAATGATTAGCCAATTGCAAAGTAACAGAAGTGGGTTTGCATTCCCCCAAACcaagtttctcaaaaattgaccAAGGCATTAAATTGATACTTGCACTTAAATCACTTGAAGCttttgtataaaataaattaccaaTTGTGCAAGGGATTGTGAAACTACCTAGATCTTTGAGTTTTGGTGGCAGTTTATTTTGGAGAATTGCACTACACTCTTCTGTAAAGGAGACAGTTTCAAACTCACTTAGCTTTCTCCTTTTGGAGAGGATATCTTTCAAGAACTTGACATAACTGGGCATTGGTTCCAAAGTTTTAACAAAAGGGATATTTATATGTAATTTCTTGAAGACATTGAGGAACTTCTGAAATTACTTTTCaagcttttgcttttggaGCCTTTGGGGGAAAGGTGGTGAATGATGGATGACTTGAGAAGCTCCTTGATTTTCAGCCTTGACATCTTCTTCCTATTCGACTTCACTCTTTTTTTCACACATTCCTTCCTTATCAACATGTTCATTCTCAAGTTCAACTGCTTTTTCATTCACCCTTTCAATCTCTTTTCCACTCCTTAAAGTGATTGCTTGGCATTGTTCCTTACCTTTAGGATTGATTTATGTGTCACTAGGTAGGGAACCTTGAGGTCTATTGTTGATGGAATTTGCAAGTTGTCCCATTTGGGTTTCAAGATTTCTCAAGGATGCTCTAAAGCTTTGAATTCTAGCATCATTCTTTGATATATATTGCAAGAGAAGTTCTTCCACTTAGGACTTCTTTTCAGGAACTGGTGGTCTAACTTGTTGTTGAAAACCAGGAGGCATGTTGGGTTTTGGATTAGAAGGCCCTGCATTAttattccatgaaaaattGGGATTGTTTCTCCAACCAGGATTATAAGTATTGGAATTTGGGTTGTTCTACTGTCTATTGAATTTCCCCACAAACTGGACTGATTCAGAATTATATGGACATTGATAATTTGAATGGCCATCCCCACACATCTCACAAACTACAAATGAATTTTGAACAGCATGAACTCCCAGTGTGTCAAATTTCTTGGACAGTGTAACCACTTGTGCAGCTAAGTTGCCAATTCCATCAATTTCATAGGCTCCAATACCTTTTCTCGAACTCGGCCTTTTTGAaggccattgataattatttgaagtcatctcttccaacaaattataAGCATCAGCAGCATTCTTACTCATCAATGCCCCACCACCACCAACATCAATTGTGGTTTTAATTGACCTAATAAGCCCATTGTAGAATGTCTAAACTTGCAACCAATCAGGAATCCCATGATGTGGACATCTTCGCAGTAGTTCTTTGAACCTCTCTCAGGCTTCATACAAGAACTCACCATCAAATTGTGTGAATGAGGTGATATCATTCCTCATCTTTGCAATATTTGCAGGCGTGAAGAACTTTGTGAGAAACTTTTGAGCCAAATCCTCTCATGTAGTGATAGACCCATTGGACAATGAATTAAGCCAGATTTTTGCTTTATCCCTCAGAGAAAACGGAAACAGTCTCAATCTAATAGCATCATCAGTTACTCCATTGTATTTAAAGGTATCGCAAATCTCTAGGAAATTTACTAAATGAGCATTAAGATCATCACTGGGTAACCCACCAAACTAGATTGAAGACTGAATCATCTTAATGTAGgctagtttaattttgaaattattcacATTGATGGAAGGTCTCCTAATGCTTTGGTGTAAACCTTGCAAAAGAGGAACAACATAATCTCGC from Theobroma cacao cultivar B97-61/B2 chromosome 9, Criollo_cocoa_genome_V2, whole genome shotgun sequence harbors:
- the LOC108663237 gene encoding uncharacterized protein LOC108663237 → MPSYVKFLKDILSKRRKLSEFETVSFTEECSAILQNKLPPKLKDLGSFTIPCTIGNLFYTKASSDLSASINLMPWSIFEKLGLGECKPTSVTLQLANHSYVYPKEIIEDVLVKVDKFIFPVDIIILDMEEDRQILVILGRPFLATARALIDVGKGELTLRVQDQQVTFNILNALKLPVTSEDYFFVSVVNNFTNDVFLEENPNDPLEACLVANSDRDDDEFIEYSNLLNAHSKFKTNHQFESLDILASLVPASKPSIEEPPTLELKLLPAHLRYAFLGKSSTLLVIISTAPTNMQELKLLRTLREFKKAKGWTIADIKGISLSVCMHKILLEENHKATIE